The Deltaproteobacteria bacterium genome contains a region encoding:
- a CDS encoding adenylosuccinate lyase gives MLQRYTRAEMGRIWSEEARLARWLEIELALTDVLAERGEIPAAAARKLRTGARVDPARMRAIEDEVKHDVVAFVSAVAETVGDEGRFLHLGLTSSDVVDTAFALQLRDAADLLLAGIDRLRQAIRVQAERHRHTLMIGRTHGIHAEPITFGLKCASWWAELGRDRRRLAAAREGIAYGKLSGAVGTFANHDPAVERAVCMRLGLKAEPIATQVVPRDRHAELFTCLAVLAGTCERVAVEIRHLQRTEVGEVAEPFAPGQKGSSAMPHKRNPVLAENVCGLARLVRAHALAALEDMALWHERDISHSAVERVIGPDATIVVDFMLARLAEVIEGLEVRPEVMRANLERLGAAIFSEQILLALVRRGVARDQAYRWVQRHALAGGDLQARLAADVDVASHLPPAELAVLFDMRHHLRHIDALFARALEDDDGAA, from the coding sequence ATGCTCCAGCGCTACACCCGCGCCGAGATGGGTCGCATCTGGTCGGAGGAGGCCCGCCTCGCCCGCTGGCTCGAGATCGAGCTCGCCCTGACCGACGTGCTCGCCGAGCGGGGGGAGATACCGGCCGCGGCTGCCCGCAAGCTCCGCACGGGGGCGCGGGTGGACCCCGCCCGCATGCGGGCGATCGAGGACGAGGTCAAGCACGACGTGGTCGCGTTCGTGTCGGCGGTGGCGGAGACGGTCGGCGACGAGGGCCGCTTCCTGCACCTCGGGCTCACCTCGAGCGACGTGGTCGACACGGCCTTCGCACTCCAGCTGCGCGATGCCGCCGACCTCCTGCTCGCCGGGATCGATCGCCTCCGGCAGGCCATCCGCGTGCAGGCCGAGCGCCACCGCCACACGCTCATGATCGGGCGGACGCACGGCATCCACGCCGAGCCGATCACCTTCGGCCTCAAGTGCGCGAGCTGGTGGGCCGAGCTCGGGCGCGACCGGCGCCGGCTCGCGGCGGCGCGCGAGGGTATCGCGTACGGCAAGCTCTCGGGCGCGGTCGGCACCTTCGCCAACCACGACCCGGCGGTCGAGCGGGCAGTGTGCATGCGGCTCGGCCTCAAGGCCGAGCCGATCGCGACCCAGGTGGTCCCCCGCGACCGCCACGCCGAGCTCTTCACCTGCCTCGCGGTGCTGGCGGGCACGTGCGAGCGCGTCGCGGTCGAGATCCGGCATCTCCAGCGGACCGAGGTCGGCGAGGTCGCGGAGCCGTTCGCGCCGGGCCAGAAGGGCTCCTCGGCGATGCCCCACAAGCGCAACCCCGTGCTCGCCGAGAACGTCTGTGGCCTCGCCCGGCTGGTGCGCGCACACGCGCTGGCGGCGCTGGAGGACATGGCGCTCTGGCACGAGCGCGACATCAGCCACTCGGCGGTGGAGCGCGTCATCGGTCCCGACGCGACCATCGTGGTGGACTTCATGCTGGCGCGCCTCGCCGAGGTGATCGAGGGGCTCGAGGTGCGGCCGGAGGTCATGCGGGCCAACCTGGAGCGGCTTGGCGCCGCGATCTTCTCGGAGCAGATCCTGCTGGCACTGGTGCGGCGCGGCGTGGCGCGCGACCAGGCCTACCGCTGGGTCCAGCGGCACGCGCTTGCGGGCGGCGACCTCCAGGCGCGGCTCGCCGCCGACGTCGACGTCGCCAGCCATCTGCCGCCCGCCGAGCTCGCTGTCCTCTTTGACATGCGCCACCACCTGCGGCATATCGATGCTCTCTTCGCGCGCGCCCTGGAGGACGACGATGGAGCAGCGTGA
- a CDS encoding phosphoribosylaminoimidazolesuccinocarboxamide synthase produces the protein MEQRELLYEGKAKQLYRTSDPDLLIQHFKDDATAFNAKKRGTIIDKGILNNRMSEVLFRFLEEQGVATHFVRRISDRDMLVRACEIVKIEVVARNLIAGSLAKRLGKPEGELLPEPILEHYYKDDALDDPMINDWHIRYLKLATAHELSQINETALRVNALLREFLDQRQIVLVDMKLEFGRHHGKLLLADEICPDTCRFWDKQSGEKLDKDRFRRDMGGVEDAYQEATRRICSAAA, from the coding sequence ATGGAGCAGCGTGAGCTTCTCTACGAGGGCAAGGCCAAGCAGCTCTATCGCACCTCGGACCCCGACCTCCTCATCCAGCACTTCAAGGACGACGCCACCGCCTTCAACGCCAAGAAGCGCGGCACGATCATCGACAAGGGCATCCTCAACAACCGCATGTCCGAGGTGCTCTTCCGCTTCCTCGAGGAGCAGGGCGTCGCGACGCACTTCGTGCGCCGCATCTCGGACCGCGACATGTTGGTCCGCGCCTGCGAGATCGTGAAGATCGAGGTCGTCGCCCGGAATCTGATCGCCGGGAGCCTTGCGAAGCGTCTCGGCAAGCCCGAGGGCGAGCTGCTGCCCGAGCCGATCCTCGAGCACTACTACAAGGACGACGCGCTCGACGACCCGATGATCAACGACTGGCACATCCGGTATCTGAAGCTCGCGACGGCGCACGAGCTGTCCCAGATCAACGAGACGGCGCTGCGCGTGAACGCGCTCCTGCGCGAGTTCCTCGACCAGCGCCAGATCGTCCTGGTCGACATGAAGCTCGAGTTCGGGCGCCACCACGGCAAGCTGCTCCTGGCCGATGAGATCTGCCCGGACACCTGTCGCTTCTGGGACAAGCAGAGCGGCGAGAAGCTCGACAAGGACCGCTTCCGGCGCGACATGGGCGGCGTCGAGGACGCGTATCAGGAGGCCACGCGTCGCATCTGCAGCGCCGCGGCCTGA
- the purS gene encoding phosphoribosylformylglycinamidine synthase subunit PurS — MPGLLARVYVTPKRGILDPQGKAVEQSLHALGFGEVSDVTVGKYVEMRLGDAPRATADARVRQMCERLLANGVIEDYRVELVPERG, encoded by the coding sequence ATGCCCGGCCTGCTGGCGCGGGTCTACGTCACGCCCAAGCGGGGCATCCTCGACCCACAAGGCAAGGCGGTCGAGCAGTCGCTGCACGCGCTCGGCTTCGGCGAGGTGAGCGACGTGACCGTCGGCAAGTACGTCGAGATGCGCCTCGGCGACGCGCCGCGCGCGACGGCCGACGCACGGGTGCGCCAGATGTGCGAGCGGCTGCTGGCCAACGGCGTCATCGAGGACTACCGGGTGGAGCTGGTCCCGGAGCGAGGCTAG
- the purQ gene encoding phosphoribosylformylglycinamidine synthase subunit PurQ → MRWGVVTFPGSNDDRDALRVVARVLGDEAVALWHKDRDLGGVDCVILPGGFSYGDYLRCGAMAKFSPIMAAVVEHARAGGLVLGICNGFQILCEAGLLPGALVRNRSLSFVCDVVTIRVETAATPFTHGCRPGDLLRVPIKHGEGCYVADEATLAELEARDQVVFRYVDQAGRVVPEANPNGSLGNVAGVCNAERNVLGLMPHPEHAAERLVGGEDGLKLFHSAQAWLRRGREETPVSGP, encoded by the coding sequence ATGCGGTGGGGTGTGGTCACGTTCCCCGGCTCGAACGACGACCGGGATGCGCTGCGCGTGGTGGCGCGCGTGCTCGGCGACGAAGCGGTGGCGCTCTGGCACAAGGACCGCGATCTCGGCGGCGTCGACTGCGTGATCCTCCCGGGCGGCTTCTCCTACGGCGACTACCTGCGCTGCGGCGCGATGGCCAAGTTCTCACCGATCATGGCGGCGGTGGTCGAGCACGCCCGCGCCGGCGGCCTCGTGCTCGGCATCTGCAACGGGTTCCAGATCCTGTGCGAGGCGGGGCTGCTGCCGGGCGCGCTGGTCCGCAATCGCTCGCTCAGCTTCGTGTGCGACGTGGTGACGATCCGCGTCGAGACGGCGGCGACGCCCTTCACCCACGGCTGCCGCCCCGGCGACCTCCTGCGCGTACCGATCAAGCACGGCGAGGGCTGCTATGTCGCCGACGAGGCGACGCTCGCCGAGCTCGAAGCGCGGGACCAGGTGGTGTTCCGCTACGTCGACCAGGCGGGCCGCGTCGTCCCCGAGGCGAACCCCAACGGTTCGCTCGGCAACGTCGCCGGCGTCTGCAACGCGGAGCGCAACGTGCTCGGCCTGATGCCGCACCCGGAGCACGCGGCGGAGCGTCTCGTGGGCGGCGAGGACGGGCTCAAGCTCTTCCACTCCGCGCAGGCGTGGCTCCGGCGCGGCCGCGAAGAAACGCCTGTTTCGGGGCCGTGA
- the purL gene encoding phosphoribosylformylglycinamidine synthase subunit PurL, with the protein MSAPAVTAGLAAEHGLTPEEYAKILDLLGRAPSFEELGVFAVMWSEHCSYKSSRAWLRQLPTGGAHVIEGPGENAGAVDIGDGLAAVFKIESHNHPSFIEPFQGAATGVGGILRDVFTMGARPIASLDALRFGRLEHPRTAYLVKGVVGGIGHYGNCVGVPTVGGDLYFDGGYDQNILVNAFTCGVAPRDRLFRARAAGPGNPVVYVGARTGRDGIHGASLLASAAFDAGAAEKRPAVQVGDPFTEKLLLEACLELMATEHLVAIQDMGAAGLTSSALEMAGRGEAGMLLELDRVPVREPGMTPYEILLSESQERMLLVVRQGSEAAVEAIFRRWDLEASVIGRVTDDGTFRACWRGREVCGLPVAALTQSAPVYRRPAEEPARLEQLQHFDPAEVREPADLSGALVQLLEGPNLCSREWVYRQYDQLVGGNTVVRPGGDAAVVRLDGTRRALALTVDCNSRYCQLDPYLGAVLAVVEAARNLVAVGARPLAVSDCLNYGNPERPDVMWEFQQGIAGIRDACVALGTPVVSGNVSFYNETEGHGIPPTPMIAMVGLLDDVEAHLTPWWKAEGDVVVLLGRTREELGASEYLAVVHGLVRGAPPWIDLETEKRLQRLCLAAAAEQLLRSAHDVAEGGLAVALAECSFGGAGLGARIAVESGMRADALLFGESQSRMLVSLRRRHLGRLRDLARREDVQFTVLGEVRGSSLVIGDLVDLAIEPARARWRRALAGRLAG; encoded by the coding sequence GTGAGTGCCCCCGCCGTCACCGCCGGCCTCGCGGCCGAGCACGGGCTCACGCCGGAGGAGTACGCGAAGATCCTCGATCTCCTCGGCCGGGCGCCGAGCTTCGAGGAGCTCGGGGTCTTTGCGGTCATGTGGTCGGAGCACTGCTCCTACAAGAGCTCTCGCGCCTGGCTGCGGCAGCTGCCCACGGGCGGCGCCCACGTGATCGAGGGGCCCGGCGAGAACGCCGGCGCGGTCGACATCGGCGACGGGCTGGCGGCGGTCTTCAAGATCGAGAGCCACAACCACCCCTCCTTCATCGAGCCGTTCCAGGGCGCGGCCACCGGCGTCGGCGGCATCCTGCGCGACGTGTTCACCATGGGGGCGCGGCCGATCGCCAGCCTGGATGCGCTGCGCTTCGGCCGCCTCGAGCACCCGCGGACGGCGTACCTGGTGAAGGGGGTCGTGGGCGGTATCGGCCATTACGGGAACTGCGTCGGCGTGCCGACGGTGGGTGGCGACCTCTACTTCGACGGGGGCTACGACCAGAACATCCTGGTGAACGCCTTCACCTGCGGTGTGGCGCCGCGCGACCGGCTCTTCCGTGCCCGCGCGGCCGGGCCCGGCAATCCCGTCGTCTACGTCGGGGCCCGCACGGGCCGGGACGGCATCCACGGCGCGAGCCTCCTCGCCTCCGCCGCCTTCGACGCCGGCGCGGCGGAGAAGCGGCCCGCGGTCCAGGTGGGCGACCCGTTCACCGAGAAGCTCCTGCTCGAGGCGTGCCTCGAGCTCATGGCGACCGAGCACCTCGTCGCGATCCAGGACATGGGTGCCGCCGGGCTCACATCGAGCGCGCTCGAGATGGCGGGGCGCGGCGAGGCCGGCATGCTGCTCGAGCTCGATCGCGTGCCCGTGCGCGAACCGGGCATGACGCCCTACGAGATCCTGCTCTCCGAGTCGCAGGAGCGGATGCTGCTCGTGGTCCGCCAGGGTTCCGAAGCCGCCGTCGAGGCGATCTTCCGTCGCTGGGACCTCGAGGCCTCGGTCATCGGGCGGGTCACGGACGACGGGACGTTTCGCGCGTGCTGGCGGGGCCGGGAGGTGTGTGGGCTGCCGGTGGCGGCGCTCACCCAGTCGGCCCCGGTGTACCGGCGGCCCGCGGAGGAGCCGGCGCGGCTCGAGCAGCTGCAGCACTTCGACCCGGCCGAGGTGCGCGAGCCCGCGGACCTGAGCGGCGCGCTGGTCCAGCTCCTCGAGGGCCCGAACCTCTGCTCGCGCGAGTGGGTGTACCGCCAGTACGACCAGCTGGTCGGGGGCAACACCGTCGTGCGGCCCGGCGGCGACGCCGCCGTCGTCCGCCTGGACGGGACGCGGCGGGCCCTCGCGCTGACCGTCGACTGCAACAGCCGCTACTGCCAGCTCGATCCGTACCTCGGCGCGGTGCTGGCCGTCGTCGAGGCGGCGCGCAATCTGGTCGCGGTCGGCGCGCGCCCGCTCGCAGTGAGCGACTGCCTCAACTACGGGAACCCCGAGCGCCCCGACGTCATGTGGGAGTTCCAGCAGGGGATCGCGGGCATCCGCGACGCGTGCGTCGCGCTCGGCACGCCGGTGGTGAGCGGCAACGTGAGCTTCTACAACGAGACCGAAGGACACGGCATCCCGCCGACGCCGATGATCGCCATGGTCGGGCTCCTCGACGACGTCGAGGCGCACCTCACCCCATGGTGGAAGGCCGAGGGCGACGTGGTCGTGCTGCTCGGCCGCACGCGCGAGGAGCTGGGGGCGAGCGAGTATCTCGCCGTCGTCCACGGCCTCGTCCGGGGCGCGCCGCCGTGGATCGACCTCGAAACGGAGAAGCGCCTCCAGCGCCTCTGTCTCGCCGCCGCCGCCGAGCAGCTGCTGCGCTCGGCGCACGACGTGGCGGAAGGCGGGCTGGCCGTGGCGCTGGCCGAGTGCTCGTTCGGGGGCGCTGGCCTCGGGGCGCGCATCGCCGTCGAGAGCGGCATGCGGGCCGACGCGCTCCTGTTCGGCGAGAGCCAGTCCCGCATGCTCGTCTCGCTCCGCCGGCGCCATCTCGGCCGGCTGCGGGACCTGGCGCGACGCGAGGACGTGCAGTTCACGGTGCTCGGCGAGGTCCGGGGTTCGAGCCTCGTGATCGGCGACCTGGTGGACCTGGCGATCGAGCCGGCGCGTGCGCGCTGGCGGCGAGCGCTCGCCGGGCGCCTCGCCGGCTGA
- a CDS encoding amidophosphoribosyltransferase, whose amino-acid sequence MFDKFHEECGVVGVYGHPEAATLAYLGLYALQHRGQESAGIVAANGEALISHRGMGHVADIFQYDILARLRGHLAIGHNRYSTSGSTVLKNCQPFVVSWAHGALAIAHNGNLVNADELRARLEARGAIFQSTVDSEVIVHLIAGSAQTTLLDRIIDALGQVRGAYSLVFMTEDRIIAARDPAGFRPLVLGRVGDAVVIASETCALDLVDARLEREVHPGELVVVSEQGVESIRPFPRSESHHCVFEYVYFARPDSEIFGRNVYEARKELGRQLARESGVPADIVIPVPDSGVPAAIGYAEEAGLPFEMGLIRNHYVGRTFIEPSSSIRHFGVKVKLNALREVLDQRRVVVVDDSIVRGTTSRKLVHMIRQAGAREVHVRISSPPTTHPCFYGIDTPTREELIASSHEVEEIRTYLGADTLAYLSLAGLYAFAGGRRAGFCDACFTGRYPIPPPEELPARQLQLFEARDR is encoded by the coding sequence ATGTTCGACAAGTTCCACGAGGAGTGCGGCGTCGTGGGCGTCTACGGCCATCCCGAGGCCGCCACGCTCGCGTACCTCGGCCTCTACGCGCTCCAGCACCGGGGGCAGGAGTCTGCGGGTATCGTGGCGGCGAACGGCGAGGCCCTGATCAGCCATCGCGGCATGGGGCACGTCGCCGACATCTTCCAGTACGACATCCTCGCCCGCCTCCGCGGCCACCTGGCGATCGGCCACAACCGCTACTCGACCAGCGGCTCGACGGTGCTGAAGAACTGTCAGCCGTTCGTGGTGTCGTGGGCGCACGGCGCGCTCGCGATCGCGCACAACGGCAACCTCGTCAACGCCGACGAGCTGCGCGCACGGCTCGAGGCACGCGGCGCGATCTTCCAGTCCACCGTCGACAGCGAGGTCATCGTCCACCTGATCGCGGGCTCGGCGCAGACGACGCTCCTGGACCGCATCATCGACGCGCTCGGCCAGGTTCGCGGCGCGTACTCGCTCGTCTTCATGACCGAGGATCGGATCATCGCCGCCCGCGACCCGGCGGGCTTCCGGCCGCTCGTCCTCGGGCGGGTGGGCGACGCGGTGGTCATCGCCTCGGAGACCTGTGCGCTCGACCTAGTCGATGCCCGCCTCGAGCGGGAGGTCCACCCGGGCGAGCTCGTGGTGGTGAGCGAGCAGGGCGTCGAGTCGATCCGGCCGTTTCCCCGGAGCGAGAGCCACCACTGCGTGTTCGAGTATGTCTACTTCGCGCGACCCGACAGCGAGATCTTCGGCCGCAACGTCTACGAGGCCCGCAAGGAGCTCGGCCGGCAGCTGGCGCGCGAGAGCGGTGTCCCGGCCGACATCGTCATCCCCGTCCCGGACTCCGGCGTGCCGGCGGCGATCGGCTACGCCGAGGAGGCGGGGCTGCCGTTCGAGATGGGCCTCATCCGCAATCACTACGTCGGCCGGACCTTCATCGAGCCGTCGAGCTCGATCCGCCACTTCGGCGTCAAGGTGAAACTGAATGCGCTGCGGGAAGTGCTCGATCAGCGACGCGTCGTCGTGGTCGACGATTCGATCGTGCGCGGCACGACGAGCCGCAAGCTGGTGCACATGATCCGTCAGGCGGGCGCGCGCGAGGTCCACGTGCGGATCAGCTCGCCGCCCACGACGCACCCGTGCTTCTACGGGATCGACACGCCCACGCGAGAGGAGCTGATCGCCTCGTCGCACGAGGTGGAGGAGATCCGGACGTACCTCGGCGCCGACACGCTCGCGTACCTCAGCCTGGCGGGCCTCTACGCGTTCGCCGGCGGGCGGCGGGCGGGGTTCTGCGACGCCTGCTTCACGGGCCGCTACCCGATCCCGCCTCCCGAGGAGCTGCCGGCGCGGCAGCTCCAGCTGTTCGAGGCCCGGGACCGCTAG
- the nadB gene encoding L-aspartate oxidase, with the protein MPVESDLLVIGSGIAGLTCALECAGRAHVVLVTKDRLPESSSQYAQGGIASVWSPEDSFESHIDDTIAAGAGLCRRDVVETVVREGPAGVRRLIALGANFDLRGDPEEQEYDLGQEGGHSRRRILHALDATGHEIIRALTEAVRAAPNITIHENALAVDLLVDREGPVPVCWGAYVLDRDSRQVRRFVARATLLCSGGAGKIYLYTSNPDVATGDGVAMAYRAGAPVANMEFFQFHPTCLYHPAAKSFLLTEALRGEGAILRRPDGEPFMARYHERAELAPRDIVARAIDNEMKVHGFECVYLDISHRDADWVRRRFPTVYERCLRFGFDLTREPVPVVPAAHYSCGGVVTDLHARTAIERLYAAGEVACTGLHGANRLASNSLLEALVFARRAAAHALEMRAADRRRPPAIRPWDPGRATDSDESVVVTQNWDEIRRFMWNYVGIVRSDRRLARARQRIALLQEEIRGYYWDFLLTSDLAELRNLATVAELVIACAASRPESRGLHYTIDHPRTDPAWAHDTVVRRCDGEPPDVVRQPA; encoded by the coding sequence GTGCCGGTGGAAAGCGACCTCCTGGTCATCGGTAGCGGCATCGCCGGGCTCACCTGCGCCCTCGAGTGCGCTGGACGCGCGCATGTCGTGCTGGTCACGAAGGACCGGCTTCCCGAGAGCTCGAGCCAGTACGCTCAGGGCGGCATCGCCTCGGTCTGGAGCCCCGAGGACAGCTTCGAGTCGCACATCGACGATACGATCGCGGCGGGCGCCGGGCTCTGCCGTCGCGACGTGGTCGAGACCGTCGTCCGCGAGGGTCCGGCCGGGGTGCGCCGGCTGATTGCGCTCGGGGCGAACTTCGACCTGCGCGGCGACCCCGAGGAACAGGAGTACGACCTCGGACAGGAGGGCGGACATTCGCGGCGACGCATCCTCCACGCGCTCGACGCGACCGGCCACGAGATCATCCGCGCGCTCACCGAGGCGGTGCGCGCTGCGCCCAACATCACGATCCACGAGAACGCGCTCGCCGTGGACCTGCTCGTCGACCGCGAGGGGCCGGTGCCCGTGTGCTGGGGCGCATACGTCCTCGACCGCGACAGCCGCCAGGTCCGCCGCTTCGTCGCGCGGGCGACGCTCCTGTGCAGCGGCGGCGCGGGAAAGATCTACCTCTACACCTCCAACCCCGACGTCGCGACGGGCGACGGCGTGGCGATGGCGTATCGCGCCGGCGCGCCGGTCGCCAACATGGAGTTCTTCCAGTTTCATCCGACCTGCCTCTACCACCCCGCCGCCAAGTCGTTCCTGTTGACCGAGGCGCTGCGCGGCGAGGGCGCGATCCTCCGCCGGCCCGATGGCGAGCCGTTCATGGCCCGATATCACGAACGGGCGGAGCTGGCGCCACGGGACATCGTCGCCCGTGCCATCGACAACGAGATGAAGGTGCATGGCTTCGAGTGCGTCTACCTCGACATCAGCCACCGCGATGCCGACTGGGTGCGCCGTCGCTTCCCCACCGTCTACGAGCGCTGCCTCCGCTTCGGCTTCGACCTCACACGGGAGCCGGTGCCCGTCGTGCCCGCCGCCCACTACTCCTGCGGCGGCGTCGTCACGGACCTGCATGCCCGGACGGCGATCGAGCGCCTCTACGCCGCCGGCGAGGTCGCCTGCACCGGCCTGCACGGAGCCAACCGGCTGGCCTCCAATTCGCTGCTCGAGGCCCTGGTCTTCGCGCGGCGCGCCGCCGCTCACGCGCTCGAGATGCGCGCGGCGGACCGGCGTCGCCCGCCTGCCATCCGTCCCTGGGACCCCGGCCGCGCCACCGACAGCGACGAATCGGTCGTCGTCACCCAGAACTGGGACGAGATCCGCCGCTTCATGTGGAACTACGTGGGTATCGTGCGGAGCGACCGGCGGCTCGCCCGCGCCCGCCAGCGCATCGCACTCCTGCAGGAGGAGATCCGGGGCTACTACTGGGACTTCCTGCTCACCAGCGACCTGGCCGAGCTGCGCAACCTCGCGACGGTGGCGGAGCTGGTCATCGCCTGCGCGGCGAGCCGGCCCGAGAGCCGCGGGCTCCACTACACGATCGACCACCCGCGCACCGACCCCGCCTGGGCCCACGACACGGTCGTTCGCCGCTGCGACGGCGAGCCGCCCGACGTGGTCCGGCAGCCGGCCTAG
- a CDS encoding lytic transglycosylase domain-containing protein, with protein sequence MRASSALEGAGEPGDAATDDQEVAFHRHVPSFSCRSRRVKRRPVVCVPRRRSVSWPAMWSGVAEVVLAVVLGLVSAVRADVYSYRDPQGVLHYTNVPAVTGPRLVFKERPIPPAAPMLVPGRRWLPELMSRPLPRADATVYDGLIREIAARHGVEYALVKAVIKAESDFDRTAVSRKGALGLMQLMPQTAAFHQVHNVFLPRDNIEGGCRHLRMLLDRYGGNLPLVIAAYNAGTQRVEDAGGVPPIVETREYLARVLRYRAAYVGAGSVVLAAGH encoded by the coding sequence ATGCGCGCGTCCAGCGCACTCGAGGGCGCAGGTGAGCCCGGCGATGCCGCTACCGATGACCAGGAGGTCGCTTTCCACCGGCACGTACCGAGCTTCTCGTGCCGTTCACGTCGGGTCAAGCGGCGTCCGGTGGTTTGCGTTCCCCGCCGGCGTTCCGTATCGTGGCCAGCGATGTGGTCCGGCGTGGCGGAGGTGGTCCTGGCGGTGGTGCTGGGCCTCGTCTCGGCCGTCCGCGCCGACGTCTACTCATACCGCGACCCCCAGGGCGTCCTGCACTACACCAACGTGCCCGCCGTCACGGGACCCAGGCTGGTCTTCAAGGAGCGGCCGATCCCGCCCGCGGCCCCCATGCTGGTGCCCGGGCGGCGCTGGCTGCCGGAGCTGATGTCGCGGCCGCTGCCGCGGGCCGACGCGACGGTCTACGACGGCCTCATCCGTGAGATCGCCGCACGGCACGGGGTCGAATACGCGCTCGTGAAGGCGGTCATCAAGGCGGAGTCGGACTTCGACCGGACGGCGGTGTCCCGCAAGGGCGCGCTCGGCCTCATGCAGCTCATGCCTCAGACCGCAGCCTTCCACCAGGTGCACAACGTGTTCCTGCCGCGCGACAACATCGAAGGCGGCTGCCGCCATCTGCGCATGCTGCTCGACCGGTACGGAGGAAACCTGCCGCTCGTGATCGCCGCGTACAACGCCGGGACCCAGCGCGTCGAGGATGCCGGCGGCGTGCCGCCGATCGTCGAGACGCGCGAGTACCTGGCCCGTGTGCTGCGCTACCGGGCCGCCTACGTCGGCGCGGGATCGGTCGTGCTCGCGGCCGGGCACTGA
- the pgsA gene encoding CDP-diacylglycerol--glycerol-3-phosphate 3-phosphatidyltransferase gives MPAACRRSSRRASTWPVCCATGPPTSARDRSCSRPGTESGGRTLAVRPGAVPNLLSLVRVGLVPVLVVTLTRSGPEARALAGLVFLVACVTDFLDGWLARRRASTTALGQFLDPLADKLVVAAVLIMLAAQSLEPRVPAWMVVLIVVRELAVTGLRGIASTGGVLVPAQELGKYKTIFQMFAIEALLLHYRYPIPGTQLAIDFHAAGMLFLWMALVLAVWSGVDYHVRILRHVRLD, from the coding sequence ATGCCGGCGGCGTGCCGCCGATCGTCGAGACGCGCGAGTACCTGGCCCGTGTGCTGCGCTACCGGGCCGCCTACGTCGGCGCGGGATCGGTCGTGCTCGCGGCCGGGCACTGAGTCGGGGGGCCGCACGCTCGCCGTCCGACCCGGGGCCGTCCCGAATCTGCTGAGCCTCGTCCGCGTCGGGCTCGTGCCGGTGCTCGTCGTGACCCTCACGCGCTCCGGACCCGAGGCGCGGGCGCTTGCCGGCCTGGTCTTCCTGGTCGCCTGCGTCACCGACTTCCTCGACGGCTGGCTGGCGCGCCGGCGCGCCAGCACGACGGCGCTCGGCCAGTTCCTCGACCCGCTCGCCGACAAGCTGGTCGTCGCCGCCGTGCTGATCATGCTGGCGGCGCAATCCCTGGAGCCGCGCGTGCCGGCCTGGATGGTCGTGCTCATCGTCGTCCGCGAGCTCGCCGTGACGGGGCTCCGCGGCATCGCCTCGACCGGCGGCGTGCTGGTGCCGGCGCAGGAGCTCGGCAAGTACAAGACGATCTTCCAGATGTTCGCGATCGAGGCCCTGCTCCTGCACTACCGCTACCCGATCCCGGGGACCCAGCTGGCGATCGATTTCCACGCCGCCGGCATGCTGTTCCTCTGGATGGCCCTCGTGCTCGCCGTCTGGTCCGGGGTGGACTACCACGTCCGCATCCTGCGCCACGTCCGCCTGGATTGA